In the genome of Dehalococcoidia bacterium, one region contains:
- a CDS encoding MFS transporter: MIFKKSKFETEGNLSGLALPIVIIFFSWGFGTGALWVARPLFTLSFGVSLFFVGLISSLSAGPRMISGPITGYLSDRWGRKPLIMIGAIGHGTVLVLQAFSTNFFQYAVLEVFAGLAIAFWVVSSGVLVADVTNAGNRGRGVALRNTAQRVGLLAGPVVGGIIAGLFDLRWVFIFIALTRLVVLLVTLTMIPETKPIKSEAPVLNEHIAARKGLSSLSMFANRPFAGLVAATFAFGTVGLGPGVFRTYFPIHAQNAGGLDPTAIGNLVGVAGLITLILTMPIGVLLDRYGRKKLIIAGLLATILATFLLGTVAGLVTAFFAVTAFAVAEGTNSNTILTYAMDLAPVDHRGAFIGAYHFMLSFGQVIGPLSAGLLATYFELQTTFFLICGAIVLCTLIFAMMAPETFERQVSRKSN; the protein is encoded by the coding sequence TTGATTTTTAAAAAATCAAAATTTGAGACTGAAGGTAATCTATCAGGCCTTGCACTTCCAATAGTCATTATTTTTTTTAGCTGGGGTTTTGGAACTGGTGCTCTATGGGTAGCTAGGCCTCTTTTTACACTTTCCTTTGGAGTATCGTTATTTTTCGTCGGTTTGATCTCCTCATTGAGCGCTGGTCCAAGAATGATATCTGGACCTATAACTGGCTATCTTTCCGACAGATGGGGTAGAAAACCATTAATAATGATTGGTGCAATCGGCCATGGAACTGTATTAGTTTTACAGGCTTTCTCAACAAATTTTTTTCAATACGCGGTGCTAGAAGTTTTTGCCGGACTAGCTATAGCCTTCTGGGTAGTTTCGTCCGGTGTATTGGTAGCAGATGTAACGAACGCCGGTAACCGCGGAAGAGGAGTTGCCTTAAGGAATACGGCGCAACGGGTTGGGTTATTAGCTGGGCCAGTGGTTGGGGGTATTATTGCAGGCTTATTTGATCTTCGGTGGGTTTTTATTTTCATTGCACTCACTCGCTTAGTTGTTTTGCTGGTCACGCTGACAATGATTCCGGAAACAAAGCCTATTAAGAGTGAAGCACCTGTCTTGAACGAACATATTGCTGCAAGGAAAGGGCTTAGCTCCTTAAGTATGTTTGCAAATCGTCCATTTGCGGGATTAGTTGCAGCTACTTTTGCATTCGGTACCGTAGGTCTCGGGCCTGGTGTTTTCAGAACATATTTCCCTATTCATGCTCAAAATGCAGGAGGACTTGATCCTACAGCCATCGGTAATTTAGTTGGAGTGGCAGGCCTTATAACCTTAATTCTGACTATGCCTATAGGTGTATTGCTTGATAGGTACGGTCGCAAAAAACTTATTATTGCCGGTCTACTTGCAACGATCCTAGCTACTTTCTTGTTAGGGACGGTTGCAGGCTTGGTAACGGCATTCTTTGCAGTTACGGCGTTTGCAGTTGCGGAAGGTACCAATTCGAATACTATTTTGACATATGCTATGGATCTGGCTCCCGTTGATCATAGAGGCGCTTTTATAGGGGCGTACCATTTCATGCTTAGTTTTGGGCAAGTAATCGGACCGTTGAGTGCCGGATTGCTTGCAACATACTTTGAATTACAAACCACATTTTTCTTAATATGCGGCGCGATAGTTCTCTGCACTTTAATCTTTGCGATGATGGCTCCTGAAACTTTTGAAAGGCAAGTTTCTAGAAAATCAAATTAA
- a CDS encoding acyl-CoA dehydrogenase family protein produces the protein MIENKEFQKSLIATVREFVKREVIPVASELEHADKYPEHLVEQMKELGFFGATIPEKYGGSGIGVESYSLMIEELAKGWMSLTGILNTHLLVANMIQMSGTEDQKQNFLPLMASGEKRAALCITEPEAGTDVAAIQTTAILDGDEYVLNGRKMYITNGRYSSIYAIVCKTDTDIEPKHKGISILLGEKSENLSVLRDIPKLGYRGVETTEIALDDYRVPQTNLLGGLEGHGFSHVMSGLELGRINVASRAVGVARAALEAAVKYAQERQTFGKPIAEHQAIQQKLAEMATQVKAAHLLVMDAAKKKDEGVRADLEAGMAKLFASETCLNVATEAMRIHGGAGYIQDLPVERYFRDAPLMIIGEGTNEIQRQVIARNILKNYPSGDFIYESQL, from the coding sequence ATGATCGAGAATAAAGAATTCCAAAAAAGCCTAATAGCTACTGTCAGAGAGTTCGTAAAGCGAGAGGTAATTCCGGTAGCTAGTGAACTAGAGCATGCCGATAAGTACCCTGAACACTTAGTTGAACAAATGAAAGAACTTGGATTTTTCGGTGCAACTATACCTGAAAAATATGGGGGCAGTGGGATTGGAGTTGAGTCATATTCGTTAATGATTGAAGAGCTAGCCAAGGGCTGGATGAGCCTTACAGGTATACTCAATACGCATCTACTTGTCGCCAATATGATCCAAATGTCAGGTACAGAAGACCAAAAGCAAAACTTCCTACCATTAATGGCATCTGGCGAGAAGCGCGCTGCTTTATGCATAACTGAGCCGGAGGCAGGAACTGATGTTGCGGCAATTCAGACCACAGCCATATTGGATGGAGATGAGTATGTCCTAAATGGACGCAAAATGTACATTACTAATGGCCGATATAGCTCAATTTACGCCATTGTTTGCAAGACAGATACTGATATCGAGCCTAAGCATAAAGGCATAAGTATCTTACTTGGGGAGAAATCTGAGAATTTGAGTGTATTACGAGATATACCTAAATTAGGCTACCGTGGTGTTGAGACGACAGAGATAGCTTTGGACGATTACAGGGTTCCGCAAACTAATTTACTTGGTGGACTTGAAGGTCATGGCTTTTCACATGTGATGTCGGGCCTCGAGCTTGGAAGAATTAATGTTGCCTCGAGAGCAGTAGGCGTTGCACGTGCAGCACTTGAAGCAGCTGTCAAATACGCTCAAGAGCGGCAAACTTTTGGTAAGCCAATTGCTGAGCACCAAGCCATTCAGCAGAAGCTTGCTGAAATGGCGACACAGGTGAAAGCAGCTCATCTTTTAGTTATGGATGCTGCCAAGAAAAAAGATGAAGGTGTCAGGGCGGACCTTGAAGCTGGGATGGCGAAGCTTTTTGCAAGTGAAACCTGCCTTAATGTTGCTACTGAAGCAATGAGAATTCACGGAGGGGCAGGGTATATTCAAGATTTACCTGTTGAGCGTTATTTCAGAGACGCTCCGCTTATGATAATAGGTGAAGGTACTAACGAAATACAAAGGCAAGTAATTGCTAGGAATATCTTAAAAAATTATCCATCTGGTGATTTTATTTACGAGTCTCAATTATGA
- a CDS encoding cupin domain-containing protein, with product MSWIMPENEKAYHQKLDDANINPLWVMHAYPPERPKLEPYVWRWTEMRDLAYQAGELESLKGHGFRRALTMRNPGLNNPQAGATKTMSAAIQIVWPGEIAEAHRHSAAAIRFVIEGEGAFTVQDGERFRMEEGDLTLTPSWVWHDHNNPQEKPVIWLDCLDAPMVGYFDGMFQEPYPEDVQPVTKPNGYTNAAIGNGLMRANLKDVVGGTLPITYKWNDAYGALLGFGEEDRFDGVIMEYSNPVTGGHSMPTLALKLQRLAPNSHTDAHRHTSSVVYHAARGSGFSIVDGRRLDWSKGDTFVLPAWVTHEHGTESNEDAVLFSMSDLPVVEAMGLYREEEMDRQDILGSIG from the coding sequence ATGTCCTGGATTATGCCCGAAAATGAAAAGGCCTATCACCAGAAACTGGATGATGCCAATATAAATCCATTATGGGTAATGCATGCATACCCCCCCGAGCGACCCAAACTGGAACCTTATGTTTGGAGATGGACTGAAATGCGTGATTTAGCTTATCAAGCGGGAGAACTTGAAAGCTTGAAGGGGCATGGGTTCCGACGTGCGCTAACAATGCGTAATCCTGGTTTAAATAACCCTCAAGCAGGAGCTACTAAAACTATGTCAGCTGCCATCCAAATCGTTTGGCCAGGTGAGATTGCTGAAGCGCATAGGCATAGTGCAGCGGCAATTCGTTTTGTCATTGAAGGCGAAGGCGCTTTTACTGTGCAAGATGGAGAACGATTCCGAATGGAAGAAGGTGATTTAACATTAACTCCAAGCTGGGTCTGGCATGACCACAATAATCCTCAAGAAAAACCTGTCATTTGGCTTGATTGCTTAGATGCCCCTATGGTTGGTTATTTCGATGGAATGTTTCAAGAGCCATACCCTGAAGATGTGCAACCTGTCACCAAACCCAATGGCTATACCAATGCAGCTATTGGTAACGGCTTGATGCGTGCCAATTTAAAAGACGTTGTTGGTGGGACGCTCCCTATAACCTACAAATGGAATGATGCATATGGTGCATTATTGGGATTCGGAGAAGAAGATCGATTTGATGGTGTAATAATGGAATACTCAAATCCAGTTACGGGTGGCCATAGCATGCCAACTCTGGCTCTAAAACTTCAACGGCTGGCACCAAATTCTCATACTGATGCACATCGGCATACTTCTAGCGTTGTCTATCATGCTGCTAGAGGCTCGGGTTTCTCAATAGTTGATGGTAGGCGATTAGATTGGTCTAAAGGCGATACATTCGTATTGCCTGCTTGGGTTACACATGAACATGGAACTGAATCCAACGAGGATGCTGTTCTATTTTCGATGAGCGATTTGCCTGTAGTCGAGGCAATGGGCCTCTACCGGGAAGAAGAGATGGATCGACAAGATATTCTAGGATCTATCGGTTAA
- a CDS encoding CoA transferase, with the protein MSMPLSDIRVLELTNVLGGPLAGRLLGDLGAEVIKIEQPGSGDSSRKLGPYFLEGESAYFLGFNRNKKSMTLNLRVEEGLSVFYELTKHADVVLDNFRPGVLERLKINFEILNQINPAIISASLSGFGQDGPYSQRPAFDGVVQAMGGAMSVTGRKNEDPVYMGFPMGDVGGGWGLAFGVLAALHERARTGKGKRVDISMLDMQVSFQAHLGAFYLASGVVPEPIGSGHPSNIPAKSFKTKDNKWVQIHCSTEPFWFKTAEMVSATVPGYSDLSNDARFTTATGRMENRKDLEEILDGAIKTKNQEEWKSLFVDWDIPGAPINDLSDVFSDPQVLHRNMLVEIEHPTIGSIKTSGNPIKTGQDENFSPPPLLGQHTQEILKNICGYSVAEIKSLEAVEAI; encoded by the coding sequence ATGAGTATGCCATTAAGCGATATTAGGGTTTTGGAGCTAACAAATGTCCTCGGGGGACCCTTAGCAGGTCGCTTGCTTGGCGATTTAGGCGCAGAAGTCATAAAAATTGAACAGCCAGGTTCAGGAGACTCCTCTCGTAAATTAGGCCCATATTTTTTAGAAGGCGAGAGTGCATATTTTTTAGGCTTTAATAGAAATAAAAAAAGTATGACTTTAAACTTGCGGGTTGAAGAAGGCTTATCTGTTTTTTATGAACTGACAAAACATGCTGATGTGGTACTAGATAATTTTAGGCCAGGAGTATTAGAACGGCTCAAAATTAACTTTGAGATATTAAATCAAATTAATCCAGCAATTATTTCTGCCTCGCTTTCTGGGTTTGGCCAAGACGGGCCTTATTCCCAAAGACCCGCATTTGACGGTGTTGTTCAAGCTATGGGCGGTGCAATGAGCGTAACCGGTAGAAAAAATGAGGATCCAGTCTACATGGGATTTCCCATGGGAGATGTTGGTGGCGGATGGGGACTTGCATTTGGTGTGCTTGCTGCTCTTCATGAAAGAGCGAGGACTGGCAAAGGCAAGCGTGTTGATATCAGCATGCTGGATATGCAGGTGTCATTTCAAGCTCATTTAGGAGCGTTCTATTTGGCTTCTGGAGTAGTACCAGAACCAATTGGTTCTGGTCACCCTAGCAATATTCCTGCCAAATCGTTTAAGACTAAAGATAATAAATGGGTTCAGATTCATTGCTCAACTGAGCCGTTTTGGTTCAAAACTGCAGAAATGGTATCTGCAACTGTCCCTGGTTATTCAGATTTATCTAATGATGCTCGCTTTACAACAGCCACAGGAAGAATGGAAAACCGAAAAGACTTGGAAGAAATATTAGATGGTGCGATAAAAACAAAAAATCAAGAAGAATGGAAATCATTATTTGTTGACTGGGATATCCCTGGAGCTCCCATTAATGATTTGAGTGATGTCTTTTCTGACCCACAGGTTTTGCACCGTAACATGCTAGTAGAGATTGAACACCCGACGATAGGTAGTATAAAGACTTCCGGGAATCCTATAAAAACTGGCCAAGATGAAAATTTTTCCCCGCCACCGCTTTTGGGCCAGCACACCCAAGAGATTTTGAAGAATATTTGTGGCTATTCTGTTGCTGAAATTAAGTCATTGGAAGCAGTGGAAGCAATTTGA
- a CDS encoding Zn-dependent alcohol dehydrogenase, which translates to MKAAILVEANSPLIIQDVELDPPKANEVRVRIAAAGVCRSDLHFMKGEAIIPKPAVLGHEGSAVVLEIGEGVTRVAPGDHVILAFAPFCGQCKSCLTGRSNICDTHMATGPNMFDGTRRLHANGQDLAHMGKVACFAEEAVVPETGCIKIDPEFPLPQAALIGCSVTTGVGSVLYNAQVKPGSTVAIIGCGGVGLNIVQGARLAGAGKIIAVDINDAALEFATKFGATDTVNARDSDALKSIKELSEGGVDYAFEAFGSSETFTLAYDSVNKGGTAIIVGLAAIDDFPSIDPVALVRQEKTLKGSYYGTSRPAIDFYEMVDLYKRGQIDVDGLITRHYKLDQINEAYIELDKGVIGRGVITFD; encoded by the coding sequence ATGAAAGCTGCAATATTGGTCGAGGCTAATTCACCTTTAATAATCCAGGACGTAGAGCTGGATCCACCGAAGGCAAACGAAGTCAGAGTTCGTATTGCGGCTGCAGGAGTATGCAGAAGCGATCTTCATTTTATGAAAGGTGAAGCGATTATTCCTAAACCTGCGGTGCTAGGGCACGAAGGTTCCGCAGTAGTTCTCGAAATAGGGGAGGGTGTTACAAGAGTTGCTCCTGGAGATCATGTGATATTGGCTTTCGCTCCATTTTGCGGGCAATGTAAGTCCTGCTTAACTGGACGATCTAATATTTGTGATACGCATATGGCAACTGGGCCAAATATGTTTGACGGTACTAGGCGATTACATGCTAATGGGCAAGATCTCGCGCATATGGGTAAGGTTGCCTGCTTCGCAGAGGAGGCAGTAGTGCCAGAAACAGGTTGTATAAAAATAGACCCTGAATTTCCATTGCCACAAGCAGCATTAATCGGGTGCAGCGTTACTACTGGAGTTGGTTCAGTTCTTTACAACGCCCAAGTAAAGCCTGGAAGCACCGTTGCTATTATCGGCTGTGGTGGAGTGGGTTTGAACATTGTGCAAGGGGCTCGTTTAGCTGGTGCAGGCAAGATAATTGCAGTCGACATCAATGACGCGGCATTGGAATTTGCTACCAAATTCGGAGCAACTGATACCGTTAATGCTCGCGATAGTGATGCATTAAAAAGCATTAAGGAACTATCTGAAGGAGGTGTAGATTACGCTTTTGAAGCATTTGGTTCCTCTGAAACTTTTACATTGGCATATGACTCAGTGAATAAAGGTGGAACTGCAATAATCGTCGGCTTGGCTGCTATAGACGATTTTCCTAGTATTGATCCTGTAGCATTGGTTCGCCAGGAAAAAACTTTAAAAGGTTCCTACTATGGTACATCTAGACCTGCAATCGATTTCTACGAGATGGTTGACCTTTACAAGCGAGGGCAAATTGACGTAGACGGATTAATCACTAGACATTACAAACTAGATCAAATAAATGAAGCCTATATTGAACTAGACAAAGGTGTTATTGGACGAGGAGTAATTACTTTCGATTAA
- a CDS encoding glucose 1-dehydrogenase, whose amino-acid sequence MVDRLKGKIAVVTGAGSSGDGVGNGKAAAIIFAREGAKVLLVDMDLERAQQTQAVIENEGGVAYAIAADVTRAEDCERMAATAISQFGAIDILHNNVGISTRADVLEVTEEQWDHIMAVNVKSIVLASKYAIPHMKNSGSGSIINISSIAGLRANSSTPYTTSKAAVIGLTQSMAGDHGPDGIRVNCIAPGLVYTPMVAPRMDDDLRQIRKNAAPLGSEGTAWDVAWAALFLASDESRWVTGIVLPVDAGLLVTSPVTYNRLSQQTHSGEG is encoded by the coding sequence ATGGTTGATAGATTAAAGGGCAAAATTGCTGTGGTAACCGGGGCAGGCTCTAGTGGTGATGGCGTTGGTAACGGCAAAGCTGCAGCAATTATATTTGCAAGAGAGGGAGCAAAAGTTCTATTAGTAGATATGGACTTAGAACGAGCTCAGCAAACCCAGGCAGTTATAGAAAATGAAGGCGGGGTTGCTTATGCAATTGCCGCAGATGTTACTAGAGCTGAAGATTGTGAACGAATGGCCGCTACCGCGATTTCTCAGTTCGGGGCAATTGACATATTGCATAATAATGTCGGGATTTCAACGAGAGCTGATGTTTTGGAAGTAACAGAAGAGCAATGGGATCACATAATGGCAGTGAATGTAAAAAGTATTGTTCTCGCTTCAAAATATGCCATACCACATATGAAAAACTCAGGCTCGGGATCAATAATTAATATTTCTTCTATTGCAGGATTACGGGCAAACAGTAGCACTCCATATACGACATCTAAGGCTGCAGTGATAGGGTTAACCCAATCTATGGCAGGGGACCATGGTCCAGACGGAATTCGAGTCAATTGTATAGCCCCAGGTTTGGTATACACCCCTATGGTTGCACCAAGGATGGATGATGATTTACGTCAAATTCGCAAAAATGCAGCGCCTTTGGGAAGCGAAGGAACTGCGTGGGATGTTGCATGGGCTGCTTTATTTTTAGCTAGCGATGAGTCTCGTTGGGTTACGGGTATAGTTTTACCGGTTGATGCTGGACTGCTTGTAACGAGCCCTGTAACTTACAATCGTTTGAGCCAGCAGACTCACTCAGGTGAAGGCTAA
- a CDS encoding fumarylacetoacetate hydrolase family protein produces MKLISFNDYQIGVLTSDNSVIEITDLLPDLPDELRSFRMLSLIERWDSLLPKIKDYIETKDPVGLDTVNLIAPVPAPRKVYAQPSNYKAHSDEMQASPWSGSAPQISSEQGMFLKASSSVSGPNDPILLPYSDRVIHHESELVMIIGKAGSMIPAEQALSHVFGYTCGLDITVRGPEDRSKRKSFDSFAPIGSYIITADEIPDPQDLEINLWINEELRQHAFTKDMIVDCKNQIANMSWVAKMEPGDLVFTGTPEGVGPIAPGDLVTINISDVGELSARAEARY; encoded by the coding sequence ATGAAATTAATTAGCTTCAATGATTATCAAATAGGTGTTTTGACTAGCGATAATAGCGTTATAGAAATTACAGACCTACTTCCTGATTTGCCTGATGAACTTCGCTCATTCCGAATGCTTTCCTTGATAGAGCGATGGGATTCTCTCTTGCCAAAAATCAAAGATTATATTGAGACTAAAGACCCTGTAGGGCTTGATACAGTAAATTTGATTGCACCAGTACCTGCACCAAGGAAAGTTTACGCCCAGCCATCGAATTACAAAGCTCATTCTGATGAAATGCAGGCGAGCCCATGGTCTGGTTCCGCGCCGCAAATATCTTCCGAGCAAGGAATGTTCTTAAAGGCTTCTAGTTCAGTATCGGGTCCTAATGATCCTATACTGTTGCCGTATTCCGATAGAGTTATACATCATGAGTCAGAATTAGTGATGATCATTGGCAAAGCTGGCAGCATGATACCTGCCGAACAAGCCCTCAGTCATGTTTTTGGCTATACATGCGGATTGGATATAACTGTACGAGGACCGGAAGATCGAAGTAAGCGTAAATCGTTTGATTCTTTTGCTCCAATTGGTTCTTACATTATCACGGCTGATGAAATCCCTGATCCTCAAGACTTGGAAATAAATCTTTGGATCAATGAAGAATTGCGCCAGCATGCTTTTACTAAAGACATGATTGTTGATTGCAAAAACCAGATAGCAAATATGTCCTGGGTTGCAAAAATGGAACCAGGGGATCTTGTATTTACTGGAACACCTGAAGGTGTAGGACCTATTGCACCAGGGGACCTTGTCACTATCAATATTAGTGATGTTGGAGAATTATCTGCTCGTGCTGAAGCTCGTTACTAG
- a CDS encoding (2Fe-2S)-binding protein yields the protein MKQVSLQVNGIRRKAQVEDRELLVDLLREKLRLTGTHIGCDTSQCGACTVLLDGQAVKSCAIFALQANGAKVITIEGLAKGGEMHPIQQAFHEQHGLQCGFCTPGMIMTLHDYLSQNPNPTETQVRTALAGNMCRCTGYQNIVESALAASKQRGV from the coding sequence ATGAAACAAGTTTCACTGCAAGTTAATGGAATCCGACGTAAAGCTCAGGTAGAAGACCGAGAATTATTGGTAGATCTTCTGCGTGAAAAACTACGTCTGACTGGCACGCACATTGGTTGTGATACTAGCCAGTGTGGGGCATGTACAGTTTTATTAGACGGACAGGCTGTTAAGTCCTGTGCAATTTTTGCTCTTCAAGCGAACGGTGCGAAAGTCATTACAATTGAAGGGCTTGCAAAAGGCGGAGAGATGCACCCAATTCAGCAAGCTTTTCACGAGCAACACGGGTTGCAATGTGGATTTTGTACGCCAGGTATGATCATGACACTGCATGACTATTTAAGCCAAAATCCGAACCCAACAGAGACGCAAGTACGCACGGCACTTGCTGGCAACATGTGCAGGTGCACGGGATACCAAAACATAGTTGAATCTGCTCTTGCAGCATCTAAGCAACGAGGCGTTTAA
- a CDS encoding NIPSNAP family protein has product MIYELRTYNLTANSVPEVERRFAEKIEARVKVSPLIGFWHTDIGPLNQIVHLWGYESLQHRSDTRAKVIADGIWPPDITEFAVSMESDILAPSPINDPLDGPREWGNLYELRMYTYPSGAISSVMKQFTEQAPKRLEISPGCFFASELGQLNRFYQLWPYRDWDHRDELRKIYTQGIWPPHTDERPVQQLVRHMVPSSFSPLH; this is encoded by the coding sequence TTGATTTACGAATTGCGTACGTATAACTTGACTGCAAATTCAGTACCTGAAGTTGAACGTAGATTTGCAGAAAAAATCGAGGCTAGGGTAAAAGTCTCACCTTTAATTGGTTTTTGGCATACAGATATCGGACCCTTGAACCAAATTGTACATTTGTGGGGCTACGAATCATTGCAGCATAGATCGGATACACGTGCAAAAGTAATTGCGGATGGTATATGGCCACCAGATATTACTGAATTTGCTGTCTCAATGGAGAGCGATATCCTTGCCCCGTCACCAATTAACGACCCACTTGATGGACCTAGAGAGTGGGGGAATTTGTATGAACTCCGAATGTATACCTATCCTTCTGGAGCAATCAGCTCGGTGATGAAGCAATTTACCGAACAGGCTCCTAAGAGACTGGAAATCTCACCAGGTTGTTTTTTTGCAAGCGAACTAGGGCAACTCAATCGCTTTTACCAATTATGGCCATACAGAGACTGGGATCATCGCGATGAACTTCGAAAAATTTACACTCAAGGTATATGGCCACCTCACACAGATGAACGTCCTGTACAGCAGCTAGTAAGGCATATGGTCCCTTCATCATTTTCCCCTCTTCACTAG
- a CDS encoding Gfo/Idh/MocA family oxidoreductase: MANQNIKPLKMGIIGVGVGATQIMPNMEEMPEIDLMAAADTNPLVREAFQNRFPEAHVFGSAEELCNDPEIEAVWVATPNALHCPHTVMVANSGKHVVSEKPMALNMHEAEAMVEAALANNVKLLCGHTLGFSPPVMEMRKIILSGELGPLKALNNWAFTDWMLQAREPDELDESLGGGVLYRQGPHQLDSLRLLGGGMVKTIRGTTGRWWPERNGVGYYSAFMEFEDGVTANVTNNGYGYSMTSDLTPWSDELGKGLILGYTHDERVEIREQLKSGSRDEFAAKHDLRIGSDHERRFWRETPSEIPPWKPANLGILVATCERGDLRQSRHGLYVYKDGGVEDRPLSITKYQAGREDLMELFNAVRNDAPVYHDGQWGMATLELITAIMESSLTGRDIQLSHQVPMPFEYGA; encoded by the coding sequence ATGGCAAATCAAAATATAAAGCCATTGAAAATGGGCATTATTGGTGTAGGTGTGGGTGCAACACAAATAATGCCAAACATGGAAGAGATGCCAGAAATTGACCTGATGGCTGCAGCGGACACTAATCCGTTAGTAAGAGAGGCGTTTCAGAACCGATTCCCAGAAGCTCACGTGTTTGGCAGCGCTGAAGAACTATGTAATGACCCTGAGATTGAAGCGGTTTGGGTCGCCACGCCAAATGCGCTGCATTGTCCGCATACTGTAATGGTTGCGAATTCAGGCAAGCATGTAGTGTCAGAGAAACCCATGGCTCTGAATATGCATGAAGCTGAAGCAATGGTGGAGGCTGCATTAGCAAATAATGTAAAGCTATTGTGCGGTCATACCTTGGGCTTTAGCCCCCCTGTAATGGAAATGAGAAAGATTATTTTATCGGGCGAACTTGGCCCATTAAAGGCTCTAAACAATTGGGCCTTTACAGATTGGATGCTTCAAGCCAGAGAGCCTGATGAATTAGACGAAAGCCTTGGCGGAGGCGTTTTGTACAGACAAGGACCACATCAATTGGATAGTTTAAGACTACTTGGTGGAGGTATGGTCAAAACTATCCGAGGCACTACTGGCAGATGGTGGCCTGAACGTAACGGCGTTGGTTACTATTCGGCATTCATGGAATTTGAGGATGGTGTCACCGCTAACGTTACAAATAATGGATATGGCTATTCCATGACTTCAGATTTAACCCCATGGAGTGATGAGCTTGGCAAAGGTTTGATTCTTGGCTATACGCACGATGAACGCGTCGAGATTAGGGAGCAATTGAAGTCCGGAAGTAGAGACGAATTTGCAGCTAAGCATGACTTACGAATTGGCTCGGATCATGAGCGTAGATTTTGGCGAGAAACGCCTTCAGAAATTCCACCTTGGAAGCCTGCAAATTTAGGGATCCTTGTGGCTACATGTGAGCGAGGCGACTTACGTCAATCCCGCCATGGTTTGTATGTTTATAAAGATGGTGGCGTAGAAGATAGGCCTTTATCCATCACAAAATACCAGGCGGGCAGAGAAGACCTTATGGAATTGTTTAACGCGGTCCGAAATGATGCACCTGTGTATCATGACGGGCAATGGGGAATGGCTACATTAGAATTAATCACTGCAATAATGGAATCTTCACTTACGGGGAGGGATATTCAATTATCCCATCAGGTTCCAATGCCTTTTGAATATGGAGCCTAA